In the genome of Drosophila yakuba strain Tai18E2 chromosome 3R, Prin_Dyak_Tai18E2_2.1, whole genome shotgun sequence, one region contains:
- the LOC6536757 gene encoding phospholipid-transporting ATPase ID isoform X9 — MGTKTQPQLAKENERRIRANDKEFNAQFKYHNNYIKTSKYSLFTFLPFNLLEQFQRLANFYFLCLLVLQLIPAISSLTPVTTAIPLIGVLTLTAVKDAYDDIQRHISDSQVNNRKSKTLRNGKLVEAKWSEVQVGDVIRLDNNQFVAADTLLLSTSEPNGLCFIETAELDGETNLKAKQCLTETIELGDRHDLLWNFNGEIICERPNNLLNKFDGTLIWRGQRFALDNEKILLRGCVLRNTQWCYGVVVFAGVDTKLMQNSGKTQFKSTGVDRLLNFIIIGIVLFLVSICALFAIGCAIWEGLIGQHFQLYLPWEHIIPKDYIPTGATVIGLLVFFSYAIVLNTVVPISLYVSVEVIRFVQSFLINWDEEMYYPTTNTYAKARTTTLNEELGQIQYIFSDKTGTLTQNIMTFNKCSINGRSYGDVIDLRTGELVEITEQQTIFQNSNTNNRPSPTCGAIVAPPAAPPPIILVHKAEVHAKKSSLLVSSSGEAQVVPERPKSDDERPAPPLEAGEKRPGLKHVRYSAPSRSQDEDSGRLSPRVSGSRGLSPPIGNEERRSSGGFKRIGAGCMQRQLSRTSSCDKALQSVDFSANPHHESDFRWYDRSLLDAVRSDEEHSHVFFRLLALCHTVMAETVDGKLEYQAQSPDEAALVSAARNFGFVFRTRTPNSITIEVMGQTEEYELLNILDFNNVRKRMSVILRRGDSMVLYCKGADNVIYDRLHGGQEDLKARTQDHLNKFAGEGLRTLALAERRLTEQYYNDWRSRQQEAALSMDSREQKLNAIYEEIESEMQLVGVTAIEDKLQDGVPKSIANLQNAGIKIWVLTGDKQETAINIGYSCQLLTDELADVFIVDGNSVEEVEKQLRQFKESIKIYNRFRPGGFDAFDRLNSDSNMDPLSVTMTQTSAFMQETNLPPTPPPPPAISVVTFSAECNDLFGDEKGSDDGGTASIVVDENTGFALVVNGHSLVHCLSPELENKFLDIASQCKAVICCRVTPLQKALVVELIKRAKNAVTLAIGDGANDVSMIKAAHIGVGISGQEGLQAVLSSDYSIAQFRYLERLLLVHGRWSYYRMCKFLRYFFYKNFAFTLCHCWYSLFCGFSAQTVFDPMFISVYNLFYTSLPVLALGVFEQDVSDKNSLEFPRLYTPGLKSELFNIREFIYSVLHGAFTSLVLFLIPYGVYKDGVSANGFIVSDHMTLGAVVATILIVDNTAQISLYTSYWTVVNHVTIWGSLVWYFVLDYFYNYVIGGPYVGSLTQAMKDLTFWVTMLITVMALVAPVLAYKFYLLDVHPSLSDKIRQKSLKKIHSRASSDVRRTASSRRGRRSVRSGYAFAHQEGFGRLITSGKIMHKLPQDFAFPLGLGTKKTQVLHNNLNSADGPNSKTNNVTGQHMVNNNTNMRQNQNQNHSSMADITADGRGHGGDDGRGSGGSDDMSPRAPCQDLDTINL; from the exons ATGGGCACAAAAACCCAACCACAATTGGCCAAAG AAAACGAACGTAGAATTCGAGCCAACGACAAGGAGTTCAATGCCCAGTTCAAATATCAC AACAACTACATCAAGACCTCCAAGTATTCGCTGTTCACGTTTCTGCCTTTCAATCTGCTGGAGCAATTCCAGCGGTTGGCCAACTTCTATTTCCTTTGTCTGTTGGTCCTCCAGCTGATACCCGCGATATCCTCTCTCACTCCGGTGACCACAGCGATTCCTCTGATAGGAGTACTTACTCTGACGGCTGTTAAGGATGCCTATGATGATATT CAACGGCATATTTCTGACTCGCAGGTGAACAATCGCAAGTCGAAAACGCTGCGCAATGGCAAGTTGGTGGAGGCCAAGTGGTCTGAGGTACAGGTGGGCGATGTCATTCGGCTGGACAACAATCAGTTCGTGGCCGCCGACACCCTGTTGCTGTCCACATCCGAGCCAAATGGTCTGTGTTTCATCGAGACAGCTGAACTGGATGGGGAGACGAATCTCAAGGCAAAGCAATGCCTGACGGAAACCATCGAGCTGGGTGATCGCCACGATCTGCTCTGGAACTTCAACGGCGAGATCATCTGCGAGCGGCCCAACAATCTGCTGAACAAATTCGATGGCACCTTGATCTGGCGGGGTCAGAGGTTCGCCCTGGACAACGAGAAGATCCTGCTGAGAGGCTGTGTCCTACGGAACACGCAGTGGTGCTATGGCGTGGTGGTCTTTGCCGGAGTGGACACCAAGTTGATGCAGAATTCCGGAAAGACGCAGTTCAAGAGCACTGGTGTGGATCGCCTGCtcaactttattattattggg ATCGTCCTCTTTCTGGTGTCGATTTGTGCCCTTTTCGCGATAGGCTGTGCCATCTGGGAGGGCCTGATTGGCCAGCACTTCCAGTTGTATCTGCCTTGGGAGCACATCATACCCAAAGATTACATACCCACGGGAGCAACAGTCATTGGATTGCTGGTCTTCTTCTCGTATGCCAtagtcttaaacacagttgTGCCAATCTCACTCTACGTTTCAGTAGAG GTTATACGCTTCGTACAGTCGTTTCTCATCAACTGGGATGAGGAGATGTACTACCCGACCACCAATACCTATGCCAAAGCCCGCACCACCACGCTCAACGAGGAGCTGGGCCAGATCCAGTACATATTCTCGGATAAGACGGGCACCCTCACCCAGAACATCATGACGTTCAACAAGTGCAGCATCAATGGGCGCAGTTATGGCGATGTGATTGACCTGCGCACCGGCGAGCTGGTCGAGATTACGGAG cagcaaacaattttccaaaatagcaacaccaacaaccgACCCAGTCCCACATGTGGAGCTATCGTAGCACCACCTGCAGCACCACCCCCCATCATCCTAGTGCACAAGGCCGAGGTCCATGCGAAGAAAAGTTCTCTGTTGGTGTCATCCTCCGGGGAGGCGCAAGTGGTGCCAGAAAGACCCAAATCGGATGACGAGCGCCCTGCTCCGCCGTTGGAGGCCGGTGAAAAGCGGCCAGGACTCAAGCATGTGCGCTACTCGGCGCCCAGTAGAAGTCAGGACGAAGACTCTGGTCGCTTGTCGCCCAGAGTGAGTGGAAGTCGAGGACTTAGTCCACCCATTGGCAATGAGGAGCGACGAAGCAGTGGAGGCTTCAAAAGGATTGGAGCCGGATGTATGCAGCGCCAATTGTCCCGCACTAGCAGTTGCGACAAA GCCCTTCAAAGTGTTGACTTTTCGGCCAATCCGCATCACGAGAGTGACTTCCGATGGTACGATAGATCGTTGCTGGATGCCGTCCGGTCGGATGAGGAGCACTCCCACGTGTTTTTCCGCCTCCTGGCCCTCTGCCACACGGTCATGGCCGAAACGGTGGACGGTAAGTTGGAGTACCAGGCCCAAAGTCCCGATGAGGCTGCCCTCGTTTCGGCCGCTCGCAATTTTGGCTTTGTCTTTCGCACACGAACACCGAATAGTATTACCATCGAGGTGATGGGACAAACGGAG GAATACGAGCTCCTGAATATCCTCGACTTCAACAACGTCCGCAAGCGGATGTCTGTGATTCTCCGGCGCGGTGACTCCATGGTGCTCTACTGCAAAGGAGCGGACAATGTGATATATGATCGTCTGCATGGCGGACAGGAGGACCTAAAGGCGCGCACCCAGGACCACCTTAAT AAATTTGCCGGGGAGGGTCTACGCACTTTAGCTCTGGCTGAACGGCGTTTAACGGAGCAGTACTACAACGACTGGAGGAGTCGGCAGCAGGAGGCAGCCCTTTCGATGGACTCGAGGGAGCAGAAGCTGAACGCCATTTACGAGGAGATCGAGAGCGAGATGCAGCTGGTTGGGGTGACGGCAATTGAGGACAAGTTGCAGGACGGCGTGCCCAAGTCAATTGCTAATTTGCAGAATGCAGGGATAAAGATATGGGTCCTAACCGGTGACAAGCAGG AAACTGCCATCAACATCGGCTACTCCTGCCAACTGCTTACGGATGAACTTGCGGACGTCTTCATCGTAGACGGCAATTCGGTGGAGGAAGTGGAAAAGCAGCTGAGGCAGTTCAAGGAATCTATAAAGATATACAATCGGTTTCGACCAGGAG GATTTGATGCATTTGACCGCCTAAACAGCGACAGCAACATGGATCCGCTGAGCGTGACCATGACACAAACATCCGCCTTCATGCAGGAGACGAACCTCCCACCCACGCCGCCTCCACCGCCTGCCATCTCGGTGGTTACCTTTAG TGCTGAGTGCAATGACTTGTTCGGCGATGAGAAGGGGAGCGACGATGGAGGCACTGCCTCCATTGTGGTGGATGAAAATACAGGATTTGCTCTGGTGGTCAATGGTCATTCCCTGGTGCACTGCCTTTCGCCGGAATTGGAGAACAA ATTCCTAGACATCGCCTCGCAGTGCAAGGCGGTCATCTGTTGTCGGGTAACGCCACTTCAGAAGGCGCTGGTCGTCGAGCTAATAAAGCGTGCCAAAAACGCGGTCACTCTGGCTATTGGTGATGGCGCCAACGATGTGTCCATGATTAAAG CTGCTCACATAGGCGTTGGAATCTCAGGACAGGAGGGTCTTCAGGCTGTCCTCTCCAGTGACTACTCCATAGCCCAGTTTCGATACCTGGAGCGATTGCTGCTTGTACATGGTCGATGGTCCTACTACCGCATGTGCAAGTTCCTAAGATACTTTTTCTACAAGAACTTTGCATTTACACTGTGCCACTGCTGGTACTCGCTCTTCTGCGGCTTCAGCGCTCAG ACGGTTTTCGACCCGATGTTCATATCGGTGTATAATCTATTTTACACGTCGCTACCCGTTTTGGCGTTGGGCGTCTTCGAACAGGATGTCTCGGACAAGAACAGTCTGGAGTTTCCGCGTCTCTACACTCCGGGTCTAAAGAGCGAGTTGTTCAACATTCGGGAGTTCATCTATAGTGTGTTACACGGTGCCTTCACCTCGCTGGTCCTGTTCCTGATTCCATATGGCGTCTACAAGGATGGCGTCTCGGCGAACGGATTTATTGTGAGCGATCACATGACACTCGGCGCCGTTGTGGCTACCATACTCATAGTGGATAATACAGCTCAG ATATCTTTGTACACCTCCTACTGGACGGTTGTCAATCATGTGACCATTTGGGGCAGTTTGGTTTGGTACTTTGTGCTGGACTACTTCTACAACTATGTTATTGGTGGCCCTTATGTGGGCTCCTTGACGCAAGCCATGAAGGACCTGACCTTTTGGGTCACCATGTTGATCACAGTGATGGCGTTGGTGGCTCCAGTCTTGGCCTACAAGTTCTATTTGCTCGATGTACATCCGAGTCTGTCTGATAAg ATCCGACAAAAGTCTCTAAAGAAGATCCACTCCAGAGCTTCAAGTGATGTCAGGCGAACGGCCTCATCACGTCGTGGTCGTCGCTCCGTACGATCGGGATATGCCTTTGCCCATCAG GAGGGCTTTGGTCGCCTGATAACCTCCGGCAAGATTATGCACAAGCTGCCGCAGGACTTTGCGTTTCCCCTGGGCTTGGGCACCAAGAAAACACAGGTGCTGCACAACAACCTGAACTCGGCCGATGGACCGAACTCTAAGACCAACAATGTGACTGGCCAGCATATGgtcaacaacaacacaaataTGCGACAGaatcagaaccagaaccacTCGTCCATGGCGGATATAACGGCTGATGGGCGGGGCCATGGGGGAGATGATGGCAGAGGTAGTGGGGGCTCGGATGATATGAGTCCTCGTGCTCCCTGCCAGGACTTGGATACGATTAATCTCTAA
- the LOC6536757 gene encoding phospholipid-transporting ATPase ID isoform X10: MGTKTQPQLAKENERRIRANDKEFNAQFKYHNNYIKTSKYSLFTFLPFNLLEQFQRLANFYFLCLLVLQLIPAISSLTPVTTAIPLIGVLTLTAVKDAYDDIQRHISDSQVNNRKSKTLRNGKLVEAKWSEVQVGDVIRLDNNQFVAADTLLLSTSEPNGLCFIETAELDGETNLKAKQCLTETIELGDRHDLLWNFNGEIICERPNNLLNKFDGTLIWRGQRFALDNEKILLRGCVLRNTQWCYGVVVFAGVDTKLMQNSGKTQFKSTGVDRLLNFIIIGIVLFLVSICALFAIGCAIWEGLIGQHFQLYLPWEHIIPKDYIPTGATVIGLLVFFSYAIVLNTVVPISLYVSVEVIRFVQSFLINWDEEMYYPTTNTYAKARTTTLNEELGQIQYIFSDKTGTLTQNIMTFNKCSINGRSYGDVIDLRTGELVEITEALQSVDFSANPHHESDFRWYDRSLLDAVRSDEEHSHVFFRLLALCHTVMAETVDGKLEYQAQSPDEAALVSAARNFGFVFRTRTPNSITIEVMGQTEEYELLNILDFNNVRKRMSVILRRGDSMVLYCKGADNVIYDRLHGGQEDLKARTQDHLNKFAGEGLRTLALAERRLTEQYYNDWRSRQQEAALSMDSREQKLNAIYEEIESEMQLVGVTAIEDKLQDGVPKSIANLQNAGIKIWVLTGDKQETAINIGYSCQLLTDELADVFIVDGNSVEEVEKQLRQFKESIKIYNRFRPGGFDAFDRLNSDSNMDPLSVTMTQTSAFMQETNLPPTPPPPPAISVVTFRWDEKNKDNKGGPDSAECNDLFGDEKGSDDGGTASIVVDENTGFALVVNGHSLVHCLSPELENKFLDIASQCKAVICCRVTPLQKALVVELIKRAKNAVTLAIGDGANDVSMIKAAHIGVGISGQEGLQAVLSSDYSIAQFRYLERLLLVHGRWSYYRMCKFLRYFFYKNFAFTLCHCWYSLFCGFSAQTVFDPMFISVYNLFYTSLPVLALGVFEQDVSDKNSLEFPRLYTPGLKSELFNIREFIYSVLHGAFTSLVLFLIPYGVYKDGVSANGFIVSDHMTLGAVVATILIVDNTAQISLYTSYWTVVNHVTIWGSLVWYFVLDYFYNYVIGGPYVGSLTQAMKDLTFWVTMLITVMALVAPVLAYKFYLLDVHPSLSDKIRQKSLKKIHSRASSDVRRTASSRRGRRSVRSGYAFAHQEGFGRLITSGKIMHKLPQDFAFPLGLGTKKTQVLHNNLNSADGPNSKTNNVTGQHMVNNNTNMRQNQNQNHSSMADITADGRGHGGDDGRGSGGSDDMSPRAPCQDLDTINL; this comes from the exons ATGGGCACAAAAACCCAACCACAATTGGCCAAAG AAAACGAACGTAGAATTCGAGCCAACGACAAGGAGTTCAATGCCCAGTTCAAATATCAC AACAACTACATCAAGACCTCCAAGTATTCGCTGTTCACGTTTCTGCCTTTCAATCTGCTGGAGCAATTCCAGCGGTTGGCCAACTTCTATTTCCTTTGTCTGTTGGTCCTCCAGCTGATACCCGCGATATCCTCTCTCACTCCGGTGACCACAGCGATTCCTCTGATAGGAGTACTTACTCTGACGGCTGTTAAGGATGCCTATGATGATATT CAACGGCATATTTCTGACTCGCAGGTGAACAATCGCAAGTCGAAAACGCTGCGCAATGGCAAGTTGGTGGAGGCCAAGTGGTCTGAGGTACAGGTGGGCGATGTCATTCGGCTGGACAACAATCAGTTCGTGGCCGCCGACACCCTGTTGCTGTCCACATCCGAGCCAAATGGTCTGTGTTTCATCGAGACAGCTGAACTGGATGGGGAGACGAATCTCAAGGCAAAGCAATGCCTGACGGAAACCATCGAGCTGGGTGATCGCCACGATCTGCTCTGGAACTTCAACGGCGAGATCATCTGCGAGCGGCCCAACAATCTGCTGAACAAATTCGATGGCACCTTGATCTGGCGGGGTCAGAGGTTCGCCCTGGACAACGAGAAGATCCTGCTGAGAGGCTGTGTCCTACGGAACACGCAGTGGTGCTATGGCGTGGTGGTCTTTGCCGGAGTGGACACCAAGTTGATGCAGAATTCCGGAAAGACGCAGTTCAAGAGCACTGGTGTGGATCGCCTGCtcaactttattattattggg ATCGTCCTCTTTCTGGTGTCGATTTGTGCCCTTTTCGCGATAGGCTGTGCCATCTGGGAGGGCCTGATTGGCCAGCACTTCCAGTTGTATCTGCCTTGGGAGCACATCATACCCAAAGATTACATACCCACGGGAGCAACAGTCATTGGATTGCTGGTCTTCTTCTCGTATGCCAtagtcttaaacacagttgTGCCAATCTCACTCTACGTTTCAGTAGAG GTTATACGCTTCGTACAGTCGTTTCTCATCAACTGGGATGAGGAGATGTACTACCCGACCACCAATACCTATGCCAAAGCCCGCACCACCACGCTCAACGAGGAGCTGGGCCAGATCCAGTACATATTCTCGGATAAGACGGGCACCCTCACCCAGAACATCATGACGTTCAACAAGTGCAGCATCAATGGGCGCAGTTATGGCGATGTGATTGACCTGCGCACCGGCGAGCTGGTCGAGATTACGGAG GCCCTTCAAAGTGTTGACTTTTCGGCCAATCCGCATCACGAGAGTGACTTCCGATGGTACGATAGATCGTTGCTGGATGCCGTCCGGTCGGATGAGGAGCACTCCCACGTGTTTTTCCGCCTCCTGGCCCTCTGCCACACGGTCATGGCCGAAACGGTGGACGGTAAGTTGGAGTACCAGGCCCAAAGTCCCGATGAGGCTGCCCTCGTTTCGGCCGCTCGCAATTTTGGCTTTGTCTTTCGCACACGAACACCGAATAGTATTACCATCGAGGTGATGGGACAAACGGAG GAATACGAGCTCCTGAATATCCTCGACTTCAACAACGTCCGCAAGCGGATGTCTGTGATTCTCCGGCGCGGTGACTCCATGGTGCTCTACTGCAAAGGAGCGGACAATGTGATATATGATCGTCTGCATGGCGGACAGGAGGACCTAAAGGCGCGCACCCAGGACCACCTTAAT AAATTTGCCGGGGAGGGTCTACGCACTTTAGCTCTGGCTGAACGGCGTTTAACGGAGCAGTACTACAACGACTGGAGGAGTCGGCAGCAGGAGGCAGCCCTTTCGATGGACTCGAGGGAGCAGAAGCTGAACGCCATTTACGAGGAGATCGAGAGCGAGATGCAGCTGGTTGGGGTGACGGCAATTGAGGACAAGTTGCAGGACGGCGTGCCCAAGTCAATTGCTAATTTGCAGAATGCAGGGATAAAGATATGGGTCCTAACCGGTGACAAGCAGG AAACTGCCATCAACATCGGCTACTCCTGCCAACTGCTTACGGATGAACTTGCGGACGTCTTCATCGTAGACGGCAATTCGGTGGAGGAAGTGGAAAAGCAGCTGAGGCAGTTCAAGGAATCTATAAAGATATACAATCGGTTTCGACCAGGAG GATTTGATGCATTTGACCGCCTAAACAGCGACAGCAACATGGATCCGCTGAGCGTGACCATGACACAAACATCCGCCTTCATGCAGGAGACGAACCTCCCACCCACGCCGCCTCCACCGCCTGCCATCTCGGTGGTTACCTTTAGGTGGGATGAGAAAAATAAGGATAATAAGGGCGGACCGGACAG TGCTGAGTGCAATGACTTGTTCGGCGATGAGAAGGGGAGCGACGATGGAGGCACTGCCTCCATTGTGGTGGATGAAAATACAGGATTTGCTCTGGTGGTCAATGGTCATTCCCTGGTGCACTGCCTTTCGCCGGAATTGGAGAACAA ATTCCTAGACATCGCCTCGCAGTGCAAGGCGGTCATCTGTTGTCGGGTAACGCCACTTCAGAAGGCGCTGGTCGTCGAGCTAATAAAGCGTGCCAAAAACGCGGTCACTCTGGCTATTGGTGATGGCGCCAACGATGTGTCCATGATTAAAG CTGCTCACATAGGCGTTGGAATCTCAGGACAGGAGGGTCTTCAGGCTGTCCTCTCCAGTGACTACTCCATAGCCCAGTTTCGATACCTGGAGCGATTGCTGCTTGTACATGGTCGATGGTCCTACTACCGCATGTGCAAGTTCCTAAGATACTTTTTCTACAAGAACTTTGCATTTACACTGTGCCACTGCTGGTACTCGCTCTTCTGCGGCTTCAGCGCTCAG ACGGTTTTCGACCCGATGTTCATATCGGTGTATAATCTATTTTACACGTCGCTACCCGTTTTGGCGTTGGGCGTCTTCGAACAGGATGTCTCGGACAAGAACAGTCTGGAGTTTCCGCGTCTCTACACTCCGGGTCTAAAGAGCGAGTTGTTCAACATTCGGGAGTTCATCTATAGTGTGTTACACGGTGCCTTCACCTCGCTGGTCCTGTTCCTGATTCCATATGGCGTCTACAAGGATGGCGTCTCGGCGAACGGATTTATTGTGAGCGATCACATGACACTCGGCGCCGTTGTGGCTACCATACTCATAGTGGATAATACAGCTCAG ATATCTTTGTACACCTCCTACTGGACGGTTGTCAATCATGTGACCATTTGGGGCAGTTTGGTTTGGTACTTTGTGCTGGACTACTTCTACAACTATGTTATTGGTGGCCCTTATGTGGGCTCCTTGACGCAAGCCATGAAGGACCTGACCTTTTGGGTCACCATGTTGATCACAGTGATGGCGTTGGTGGCTCCAGTCTTGGCCTACAAGTTCTATTTGCTCGATGTACATCCGAGTCTGTCTGATAAg ATCCGACAAAAGTCTCTAAAGAAGATCCACTCCAGAGCTTCAAGTGATGTCAGGCGAACGGCCTCATCACGTCGTGGTCGTCGCTCCGTACGATCGGGATATGCCTTTGCCCATCAG GAGGGCTTTGGTCGCCTGATAACCTCCGGCAAGATTATGCACAAGCTGCCGCAGGACTTTGCGTTTCCCCTGGGCTTGGGCACCAAGAAAACACAGGTGCTGCACAACAACCTGAACTCGGCCGATGGACCGAACTCTAAGACCAACAATGTGACTGGCCAGCATATGgtcaacaacaacacaaataTGCGACAGaatcagaaccagaaccacTCGTCCATGGCGGATATAACGGCTGATGGGCGGGGCCATGGGGGAGATGATGGCAGAGGTAGTGGGGGCTCGGATGATATGAGTCCTCGTGCTCCCTGCCAGGACTTGGATACGATTAATCTCTAA